The Citrifermentans bemidjiense Bem genome window below encodes:
- a CDS encoding disulfide isomerase DsbC N-terminal domain-containing protein, with the protein MFKNFLVLTLMVLSLAACSKPPAKEQVQAAIKKFIPVNFEVLQLSELKEVPGLYEVVVSVNQQPVVFYVDKKAKHVFSGSVLSVDTKGNLTVETQKKFQKK; encoded by the coding sequence ATGTTCAAGAATTTTCTGGTGCTTACCCTGATGGTGCTTTCCCTTGCTGCATGCTCGAAACCGCCTGCCAAGGAGCAGGTACAGGCGGCTATCAAGAAGTTCATCCCGGTGAACTTCGAGGTTCTGCAGCTTTCCGAACTCAAAGAGGTCCCGGGCCTGTACGAAGTCGTAGTCAGCGTCAATCAGCAGCCGGTGGTTTTTTATGTGGACAAGAAAGCGAAGCACGTCTTTTCCGGCAGTGTGCTGTCTGTAGATACCAAGGGCAACCTCACAGTGGAGACGCAGAAGAAATTCCAGAAGAAGTAG
- the aroC gene encoding chorismate synthase, with the protein MFRYLTAGESHGPQLTAIVEGVPSGLKISEADINVDLARRQGGYGRGGRMKIETDKVQILSGVRWGETMGSPITLVVENSDWVNWEERMSPYAEHRDDSIRVTRARPGHADLPGAMKYCQSDVRNILERSSARETAVRVAVGAVAKAYLARFGIAVTGCVLELGGVKAERPDLGVKALQEKIAASPVYTYDPKAELEMIAAIDRAKDAGDTLGGVVEVRVTGLPVGLGSHVQWDRRLDARLAAAVMSIQAFKGVEVGAGFETARLPGSQVHDEIFFDQQRVARGEKTGFYRNTNRAGGLEGGITNGEEIVICGAMKPIPTLYQPLQSVDILTKEPFEATVERSDCCAVPAASVVAEAVVAIEIASAFMDKFGGDSVAETARNYSSYIEYLREF; encoded by the coding sequence ATGTTCAGATATCTCACCGCGGGGGAATCGCACGGCCCGCAGTTGACCGCCATCGTGGAAGGGGTCCCTTCCGGCCTCAAGATCAGCGAAGCCGACATCAATGTCGATCTCGCGCGCAGGCAGGGAGGGTACGGCCGGGGCGGCCGCATGAAGATCGAGACGGACAAGGTGCAAATCCTATCCGGCGTGCGCTGGGGGGAGACCATGGGTTCTCCTATCACCCTGGTGGTGGAAAACTCCGACTGGGTTAACTGGGAAGAGCGCATGTCTCCCTACGCCGAACACCGTGACGACAGCATCAGGGTTACTCGCGCAAGACCCGGCCACGCCGACTTGCCGGGCGCCATGAAATACTGCCAAAGCGACGTGCGCAACATCCTGGAGCGCTCCAGCGCCCGCGAGACCGCCGTCCGCGTGGCGGTAGGCGCCGTGGCCAAGGCGTATCTCGCCCGTTTCGGCATCGCCGTGACCGGCTGCGTTCTCGAGTTGGGCGGGGTGAAGGCCGAGCGTCCCGACCTAGGCGTTAAAGCGCTGCAGGAGAAGATAGCTGCCTCACCTGTCTACACCTACGACCCCAAGGCGGAACTGGAGATGATCGCCGCCATCGACCGCGCCAAGGACGCCGGTGACACTCTGGGTGGTGTTGTTGAGGTGAGGGTGACCGGCCTGCCGGTTGGGCTTGGGAGCCATGTGCAGTGGGACCGCAGACTGGACGCCCGGCTCGCCGCGGCGGTGATGAGCATCCAGGCATTCAAAGGGGTCGAGGTTGGGGCCGGTTTCGAAACGGCGCGCCTTCCCGGCTCGCAGGTACATGACGAAATCTTCTTCGACCAGCAGCGGGTGGCGCGCGGGGAGAAGACCGGATTCTACCGCAACACCAACCGCGCCGGCGGGCTGGAAGGGGGGATCACCAACGGCGAGGAGATCGTGATCTGCGGCGCCATGAAGCCGATCCCGACCCTGTACCAGCCTCTGCAGTCCGTGGACATCCTGACCAAGGAGCCATTCGAGGCGACGGTGGAGCGCTCGGACTGCTGTGCCGTCCCGGCGGCGTCGGTCGTCGCCGAGGCGGTGGTCGCCATCGAGATAGCCTCGGCCTTCATGGACAAGTTCGGCGGCGACTCCGTTGCCGAGACGGCCAGGAACTACTCCTCGTACATCGAGTACCTTCGGGAATTCTAG
- a CDS encoding shikimate kinase, with the protein MKNNIFITGFMGCGKTSVGRVLSQRLGWTFVDLDQVIVDRAGTSIKEIFASKGEPAFRAVETAALAEVASRQSQVVSTGGGAVIAPQNREAMRGSGRIVNLTASVETIAARVTGDSERPLLAADASVERISSMLQGREEYYADADLRIDTTGKTIEAVASEVIDSLKGFL; encoded by the coding sequence TTGAAGAACAACATCTTTATCACCGGTTTCATGGGGTGCGGCAAGACCAGCGTCGGCCGCGTCCTCTCCCAAAGACTCGGCTGGACCTTCGTCGATCTGGATCAGGTGATCGTGGACCGGGCGGGTACCAGTATCAAGGAAATCTTCGCTTCAAAGGGAGAGCCGGCTTTCAGGGCAGTTGAGACCGCCGCACTGGCGGAAGTTGCTTCCCGCCAGTCACAGGTTGTTTCCACCGGCGGCGGGGCGGTGATCGCGCCACAGAACCGGGAGGCCATGCGAGGCTCGGGCCGCATCGTCAACCTCACCGCGAGCGTCGAGACCATCGCCGCGCGCGTAACCGGCGACAGCGAACGCCCTCTTCTCGCCGCTGACGCATCGGTGGAACGGATCAGTTCCATGCTGCAAGGGCGCGAAGAGTATTATGCCGACGCCGACCTGCGCATCGACACCACGGGCAAGACCATAGAGGCGGTGGCCTCGGAAGTAATCGACTCTTTGAAGGGGTTTTTGTGA
- the aroB gene encoding 3-dehydroquinate synthase, giving the protein MIAEKIRVALDERSYDIEMGAGNLDRIGSLCREVGLSGTAAVVSNTTVAPLYYETVRLSMERAGYRVVPVTLPDGEGYKNSATLNLIYDGLVDASLDRGSFILALGGGVIGDMAGFAAASYLRGIPFVQIPTTLLSQVDSSVGGKTGINHPRGKNLIGAFYQPKAVLIDVATLDTLPKREFLSGLGEIVKYGAVLDGGFFDFLEKNAKLLLARDKEALIQAVSRSCAIKAKVVAEDEREGGVRAVLNYGHTLGHAVETLTGYTRYLHGEAVAIGMVQAARLSQHYGFCSQADRERIEALVVALGLPTELPSFPPQQYREALSHDKKVRDKGLLFICNQGIGAYRMERLTDLGALLEICGIGE; this is encoded by the coding sequence GTGATAGCTGAAAAGATCAGGGTCGCGCTTGACGAACGGAGTTACGACATCGAAATGGGCGCCGGCAATCTCGACAGAATCGGTTCCCTTTGCCGCGAAGTCGGCCTGTCCGGAACGGCGGCGGTGGTCAGCAACACCACCGTGGCCCCGCTCTATTACGAAACTGTCAGGCTCTCCATGGAGCGCGCAGGGTACCGGGTGGTGCCGGTAACTCTCCCGGACGGTGAGGGGTACAAGAACAGCGCTACGTTGAACCTGATCTACGACGGCCTGGTAGACGCCTCGCTCGACCGCGGCTCCTTCATCCTGGCCTTAGGCGGCGGGGTCATCGGCGACATGGCCGGGTTCGCCGCCGCAAGTTACCTGCGCGGCATCCCCTTCGTCCAAATTCCCACCACGCTTCTCTCCCAGGTCGACTCCAGTGTCGGCGGCAAGACCGGCATCAACCATCCCCGCGGCAAGAACCTGATCGGCGCCTTCTACCAGCCCAAAGCGGTCCTCATCGACGTCGCCACCCTCGATACCCTCCCGAAAAGGGAGTTCCTGAGCGGTCTGGGAGAGATCGTCAAGTACGGTGCGGTGCTGGACGGCGGCTTTTTCGATTTCCTGGAAAAAAACGCGAAACTGCTATTGGCCCGCGACAAGGAGGCCCTGATCCAGGCGGTCAGCCGCAGCTGCGCCATCAAGGCGAAGGTCGTGGCGGAGGACGAACGGGAAGGTGGGGTGCGCGCCGTGCTGAACTACGGGCACACCCTGGGGCACGCCGTGGAGACCCTCACCGGTTACACCCGCTACCTGCACGGGGAGGCGGTCGCTATCGGCATGGTACAGGCTGCGCGGCTCTCCCAGCACTACGGCTTCTGCTCCCAGGCGGATCGGGAGCGCATCGAGGCCCTGGTCGTGGCGCTGGGGCTGCCGACAGAACTTCCTTCCTTCCCGCCTCAGCAGTACAGGGAGGCGCTCTCGCACGACAAGAAGGTACGCGACAAGGGACTCTTGTTCATCTGCAACCAGGGGATTGGTGCCTACCGCATGGAAAGGCTCACCGACCTGGGGGCGCTTCTGGAGATCTGTGGCATAGGAGAATGA
- a CDS encoding tetratricopeptide repeat protein has protein sequence MVEDALSFWTEIQRYEDMLATDAKNLCFAPLSELYRKLGLLDDAIMVAEKGCAAHPDLPAGFLALGTACYAKGLTGQARNALERAVALEPNHLEALKLLGQLYVEQNEVVLARKVLEQVLQQDPDDLESSLLLNSVAVTPSQEEPEEVLENIEIIEELEEVVEEDFAAPLRPAVEPARPQAPAAAAPLEDDDIWAIEDLEEVEVEPLPPQRSDAATPDPLTTATLAELYVSQGFVEKALGIYRELITAHPSNSQYRLRCAELQEMLELQQMPVESAGAAKGPAAATAPAAELLEDTDDFEAGWDVPVEPEGMAEAERNSELVIPAALETPAKLEFPATAEAAFAIESPAVMEEPALEVLETRSAPTGGAGEAEVELQRWLENIRRRKDGV, from the coding sequence ATGGTAGAGGACGCTTTATCCTTCTGGACGGAGATACAGCGCTACGAGGACATGCTGGCAACCGATGCCAAGAACTTGTGCTTCGCGCCCCTCTCGGAGCTGTACCGAAAGCTTGGCCTTCTGGACGATGCCATCATGGTGGCTGAGAAAGGGTGCGCCGCACATCCCGACCTCCCTGCCGGTTTCCTGGCCCTTGGCACTGCCTGTTACGCGAAGGGGCTTACCGGCCAGGCGCGCAACGCCTTGGAGCGGGCGGTGGCGCTCGAGCCGAATCATCTTGAGGCCCTGAAACTACTGGGTCAGCTCTACGTGGAACAAAATGAGGTGGTCCTGGCGCGCAAGGTGCTGGAGCAGGTGCTGCAACAGGACCCGGACGACCTGGAGAGTTCGCTTTTGTTGAACTCGGTCGCCGTCACTCCCTCCCAGGAGGAACCCGAAGAAGTGCTGGAGAACATCGAGATCATAGAGGAACTGGAGGAGGTGGTGGAAGAGGATTTTGCCGCTCCCCTCCGTCCCGCGGTGGAACCGGCCCGCCCCCAGGCGCCGGCTGCCGCGGCACCCCTGGAAGACGACGACATCTGGGCCATCGAGGACCTGGAAGAGGTCGAGGTCGAGCCTCTCCCCCCGCAACGGAGCGACGCTGCCACCCCCGATCCGCTTACGACTGCGACCCTGGCGGAACTCTACGTCTCCCAGGGGTTCGTCGAGAAGGCGCTGGGGATCTACCGGGAGCTCATCACAGCGCACCCGTCCAACTCGCAGTACCGGCTGCGCTGCGCGGAACTTCAGGAAATGCTGGAATTGCAGCAGATGCCGGTCGAATCCGCAGGAGCGGCAAAGGGACCGGCTGCCGCGACGGCGCCCGCCGCGGAACTGCTGGAGGACACTGACGATTTTGAAGCCGGCTGGGATGTCCCGGTCGAGCCGGAAGGCATGGCTGAAGCAGAGCGGAACTCCGAACTGGTGATACCTGCCGCCTTGGAGACGCCGGCTAAGCTGGAATTTCCTGCAACCGCCGAGGCGGCGTTTGCCATCGAATCCCCGGCCGTAATGGAAGAGCCTGCCCTGGAGGTATTGGAGACGCGGAGCGCGCCGACCGGTGGCGCAGGCGAAGCCGAGGTCGAGCTGCAACGCTGGCTGGAAAACATAAGGAGAAGAAAAGATGGGGTTTAA
- a CDS encoding roadblock/LC7 domain-containing protein, with product MGFKAILKSIVEESGGGLGGVIMGYDGISIDEYVKQSAGVDVQTMTVEYASVLKEIKRTVGVLKTGELEEVSIITGGCSIVVRGISDDFFVALIMTADGNFGKGRYLLKRAAPGFAEALQ from the coding sequence ATGGGGTTTAAGGCGATACTCAAGTCGATCGTTGAGGAAAGCGGCGGCGGCCTTGGCGGCGTCATCATGGGATACGACGGCATCTCCATCGATGAATATGTGAAGCAATCGGCAGGGGTCGACGTGCAGACGATGACCGTCGAATACGCTTCGGTGCTCAAAGAAATCAAGAGGACGGTTGGGGTGTTGAAGACCGGCGAGCTGGAAGAGGTTTCCATCATCACCGGAGGATGCAGCATCGTCGTGCGCGGGATCAGCGACGACTTCTTCGTGGCGCTCATCATGACCGCCGACGGCAACTTCGGCAAGGGGCGCTACCTCTTGAAACGCGCCGCCCCCGGTTTTGCGGAGGCGCTGCAATGA
- the aroQ gene encoding type II 3-dehydroquinate dehydratase: MRILVLHGPNLNLLGTREPGVYGTTTLKGINQSLMALASEFSLELRILQTNSEGAMVDAIQGAMADCQGILINPAAYTHTSVAIRDAIAAVALPAVEVHLSNVHAREPFRSHSYIAPVAVGQICGFGAISYLLGLRALAERLGK, from the coding sequence GTGAGGATATTGGTCCTTCACGGACCGAACCTGAACCTGCTCGGCACCCGCGAGCCGGGGGTCTACGGCACCACAACGCTAAAGGGGATCAACCAGTCGCTCATGGCGCTTGCCTCTGAGTTCTCGCTGGAGCTGCGCATCCTGCAGACCAATTCGGAAGGGGCCATGGTCGACGCCATCCAGGGAGCCATGGCGGATTGCCAGGGAATCCTCATCAACCCTGCTGCCTACACCCATACCAGCGTCGCCATCCGCGACGCCATCGCCGCAGTGGCGCTCCCCGCTGTGGAAGTGCATCTCTCCAACGTCCACGCCAGGGAGCCCTTCAGAAGCCACAGTTACATAGCTCCGGTTGCAGTGGGTCAGATCTGCGGATTCGGCGCCATCAGCTACCTTTTAGGACTGCGTGCACTCGCGGAGCGGCTGGGAAAATAA